From Actinopolymorpha cephalotaxi, one genomic window encodes:
- a CDS encoding ABC transporter permease, which yields MARFLLKRILHGVLVLFLITVGVFAIFFVAPNNVARTLAGRQATPQTVKLIEERLGLDQPVWKQYLDFVWNGLHGNLGYDYYHQVPVTQIIGGALPATIGLALGAAVIWMLLGVFNGVVAAVRPRSIADRGMTGFALFFYSMPTFLLGLLLLYFLYFQLTLKGYPVFPAGGYVPITENPLEWARHLVLPWLTLALVLAATYTRLTRGSMLDVLGEDYIRTARSKGISERRVVYRHGLRSALTPVVTQFGIDLGQLVGGVVVTETVFSIDGLGKTAIDAINQQDLPVIIGIVIFASVAVIVANLLVDIAYAVLDPRVRLN from the coding sequence ATGGCCCGATTCCTCCTCAAGCGGATCCTGCACGGCGTGCTGGTGCTGTTCCTCATCACCGTCGGCGTGTTCGCGATCTTCTTCGTGGCGCCCAACAACGTCGCCCGCACCCTGGCCGGTAGGCAGGCAACACCGCAGACCGTGAAGCTCATCGAGGAGCGGCTGGGTCTGGACCAGCCGGTCTGGAAGCAGTACCTCGACTTCGTGTGGAACGGGCTGCACGGCAACCTCGGCTACGACTACTACCACCAGGTGCCGGTGACCCAGATCATCGGCGGCGCGCTGCCGGCCACCATCGGCCTGGCCCTCGGTGCGGCGGTGATCTGGATGCTGCTCGGGGTGTTCAACGGCGTCGTCGCGGCGGTCCGGCCGCGCTCGATCGCAGACCGGGGCATGACCGGGTTCGCGTTGTTCTTCTACTCCATGCCGACGTTCCTGCTCGGTCTGCTGTTGCTGTACTTCCTGTACTTCCAGCTGACTCTGAAGGGTTACCCGGTCTTCCCGGCGGGCGGCTACGTACCGATCACGGAGAACCCACTGGAATGGGCGCGCCACCTGGTGCTCCCCTGGCTCACCCTGGCACTGGTCCTCGCCGCGACCTACACCCGGCTGACCCGTGGGTCGATGCTGGACGTGCTCGGTGAGGACTACATCCGTACCGCGCGGTCCAAGGGAATCTCCGAACGCCGGGTCGTCTACCGGCACGGCCTGCGCAGCGCGCTCACCCCGGTGGTGACGCAGTTCGGCATCGACCTCGGCCAGCTGGTCGGCGGTGTGGTGGTCACCGAGACGGTGTTCAGCATCGACGGCCTGGGCAAGACGGCGATCGACGCGATCAACCAGCAGGACCTGCCGGTGATCATCGGCATCGTCATCTTCGCCTCGGTGGCGGTCATCGTCGCCAACCTGCTGGTCGACATCGCCTACGCCGTCCTCGACCCGCGGGTACGCCTGAACTGA
- a CDS encoding ABC transporter permease, with protein sequence MSTTESPYELQAEQPKASIEGRSPWRLAWERLRRDRVALICFVVIVLIVAIAIFAPLVAAITGHGVNTQYRTNGLTPDGMPKGPSSEFWLGTDDLGRDILVRIAYGARISLLVGVVATGITVAIGVVVGLAAGYFGGVVDTLLARLVDVVLSFPFMLFALALVSITGPSLKVVIIAISAFSWASVARIVRGQVLSIREREFVEAARSLGASDSRIMFVDVLPNILAPVIVYTTLLIPTVIVVEATLSFLGMGVPEPTPTWGGMLNESIAYYQVAWWFIMFPGLALLATTLAFNLLGDGVRDAFDPSSDRLLVTNEQNAKGE encoded by the coding sequence GTGAGCACCACCGAATCCCCGTACGAGCTGCAGGCCGAGCAGCCCAAGGCCTCGATCGAGGGCCGCAGCCCCTGGCGACTGGCCTGGGAGCGCCTGCGCCGCGACCGGGTGGCGCTGATCTGCTTCGTGGTCATCGTGCTGATCGTCGCGATCGCGATCTTCGCACCGCTGGTGGCGGCGATCACCGGTCACGGTGTCAACACGCAGTACCGCACCAACGGCCTGACGCCGGACGGCATGCCCAAGGGGCCGAGTAGCGAGTTCTGGCTCGGCACCGACGACCTCGGCCGCGACATCCTGGTCCGGATCGCCTACGGCGCCCGGATCTCCTTGCTGGTCGGCGTCGTCGCGACCGGCATCACCGTGGCCATCGGCGTGGTGGTGGGGCTCGCGGCCGGCTACTTCGGCGGCGTCGTCGACACCCTCCTCGCCCGGCTGGTCGACGTGGTGCTGTCCTTCCCCTTCATGCTGTTCGCCCTGGCGCTGGTGTCCATCACCGGCCCGAGCCTGAAGGTCGTCATCATCGCGATCAGCGCGTTCAGCTGGGCCTCGGTGGCCCGGATCGTGCGCGGCCAGGTGCTGTCGATACGAGAACGCGAGTTCGTCGAGGCGGCCCGCTCCCTCGGTGCCAGCGACAGCCGGATCATGTTCGTGGACGTGCTCCCGAACATCCTGGCGCCGGTGATCGTCTACACCACGCTGCTCATCCCGACGGTGATCGTGGTGGAGGCCACGCTGTCGTTCCTCGGTATGGGCGTGCCCGAGCCCACGCCGACGTGGGGCGGCATGCTGAACGAGTCGATCGCGTACTACCAGGTCGCGTGGTGGTTCATCATGTTCCCCGGGCTCGCCCTGCTGGCCACCACGCTGGCGTTCAACCTTCTCGGCGACGGCGTGCGCGACGCCTTCGATCCGAGCTCGGACCGACTCCTCGTCACCAACGAGCAGAACGCAAAGGGTGAGTGA